In a genomic window of Myotis daubentonii chromosome X, mMyoDau2.1, whole genome shotgun sequence:
- the LOC132223588 gene encoding ferritin heavy chain-like, with protein sequence MATPPPSSERQSYHPDCEAAINHQISLELYAASVYTTMASYFQRPDRAWQQGSQYFQKMAFNKREQAERLLWLQSQRGGRLLLEDVPWPQQHEWDSSLMALELAMLLAKRVDQGLRHLHRLATHREDAHLCEFLESHCLHPQAAFLQELGDHISQLRQMQAPETGLEEDLLHKLTLGDREEH encoded by the coding sequence ATGGCCACTCCTCCGCCCTCCTCTGAGCGCCAGAGCTACCATCCAGACTGCGAGGCCGCCATCAACCACCAGATCAGCCTGGAGCTCTATGCGGCCTCCGTGTACACCACCATGGCCAGCTACTTCCAGAGGCCCGACCGGGCCTGGCAGCAGGGCTCCCAGTACTTCCAGAAGATGGCCTTCAATAAGAGGGAGCAGGCGGAGCGGCTGCTGTGGCTGCAGAGCCAGCGCGGGGGCCGGCTCCTACTGGAGGACGTCCCCTGGCCGCAGCAGCACGAGTGGGACAGCAGCCTGATGGCCCTGGAGCTGGCCATGCTCCTGGCGAAGAGAGTGGACCAGGGCCTGCGGCACCTGCACCGCCTGGCCACCCACCGGGAGGACGCCCACCTGTGCGAGTTCCTGGAGAGCCACTGCCTGCACCCACAGGCCGCCTTCCTCCAGGAGCTGGGCGACCACATCAGCCAGCTGCGCCAGATGCAGGCCCCCGAGACCGGCCTGGAGGAGGACCTGCTCCACAAGCTCACCCTGGGCGACAGAGAGGAGCACTGA
- the LOC132223586 gene encoding putative protein FAM47C, translated as MEIPRPPPKKIHRQPPTGADLCSKLSPAQRARKAFVENIEASLTQQSLSNCPNLEEALTPDLLLKVLEVLDPDRKLEDTWAYCEGTKEKKKTPTHLCEEYPEEVNREPPQAANLEPPQAVNLEPPQAVNLEPPQAVKLEPPQAVQPESPWKLNLEPPEEDNPEPEDQTHVETAKESLQSYLFSLFPEEETNAKCTTDIPKDLGLQKSRRRIREFCRWIDDNFGDIGIDEEDLMKQFEVDLEVPLTHNTVKIKKISQLPLNIRPCKQLDDIQQRKFSLQEGNWQRKLRKPEDPHKPKREKIRYGAWYLDPKSWKKLVNDQPLPDPKVVPDKEHLTDGRHLEPDIIDELYGPIAFKDFIVSKGYRMPCVIEKMFMRKGWNYKSVKTPIHRLMKLLSKPKEEDSGDKEDSTIFYLLFTWLVCLSHFNISQNSP; from the exons atggag ATTCCCCGCCCTCCGCCCAAAAAGATTCACAGGCAGCCGCCCACGGGAGCGGACCTGTGTTCCAAGCTCTCGCCAGCCCAGCGAGCACGGAAGGCCTTTGTAGAGAACATTGAAGCCAGCCTGACCCAGCAGTCCCTGTCGAACTGCCCGAATCTGGAGGAAGCTCTAACTCCAGACCTCCTCCTCAAGGTCCTGGAAGTGCTAGATCCTGACAGGAAGCTGGAGGACACGTGGGCGTATTGTGAGGGCaccaaggaaaaaaagaagacccCCACACACCTGTGTGAAGAATATCCTGAGGAGGTCAACCGGGAACCTCCCCAGGCagcgaacctggagcctccccaggcagtgaACCTGGAGCCTCCACAGGCAGTGAACCTGGAGCCTCCACAGGCAGTGAaactggagcctccccaggcagtccAACCTGAATCTCCCTGGAAGCTCAACCTGGAACCTCCCGAGGAGGACAACCCGGAACCTGAAGACCAAACCCACGTGGAAACGGCCAAGGAGAGTCTCCAGTCatatttattcagtttgtttCCTGAGGAAGAGACAAATGCAAAATGCACAACGGATATTCCCAAAGATCTTGGGCTCcaaaaatcaagaagaagaaTTCGTGAATTCTGCAGATGGATCGATGATAATTTTGGGGACATAGGCATTGATGAAGAGGACCTCATGAAACAGTTTGAGGTTGACTTAGAGGTCCCACTCACCCATAATacagtcaaaataaagaaaataagccagCTTCCTTTGAATATAAGGCCTTGCAAACAGCTAGATGACATACAGCAGAGAAAATTCTCCCTGCAGGAAGGTAACTGGCAAAGGAAACTCCGAAAGCCGGAAGACCCTCATAAACCCAAACGGGAGAAGATAAGGTATGGAGCATGGTATCTGGACCCCAAATCCTGgaaaaagctggtcaatgaccagccTTTGCCTGACCCTAAAGTCGTCCCTGACAAGGAACATTTGACCGATGGAAGGCATCTTGAACCAGACATTATTGATGAACTTTATGGACCAATTGCCTTCAAAGATTTCATTGTAAGCAAGGGCTACAGGATGCCATGTGTGATTGAGAAGATGTTTATGAGGAAGGGATGGAACTATAAGTCTGTGAAGACTCCTATACACCGATTAATGAAACTCCTCTCCAAACCCAAAGAGGAAGATTCAGGGGACAAAGAGGATTCGACAATTTTCTATTTACTGTTCACTTGgctagtgtgtctctctcattttaaCATAAGTCAGAATTCACCATGA